The Lytechinus variegatus isolate NC3 chromosome 1, Lvar_3.0, whole genome shotgun sequence nucleotide sequence TGCACAGAggttgccatcatcatcaccggtATCTTCACCATCTTCAATCTTTGAATGTGCACAGAggttgccatcatcatcaccggtATCTTCACCAGTATCTTCAGTGACCGAATGTGGACAGAACTCCCCAGATTCCATCCCATCTTCCCCAACAATTATACCAACAACTCCCAAGGCACCAGCTTCTACTGCTCGAGgttattcatctttttcttctcccccaGGATCAGGTTGGGAGTCAGCTAGCTCTTCACATTTGGAGGACGGAGGAAACTATCTGTACTGGTACACGAAGGACAACACACTAAAGAGGAAGCGGGTGTCCCTGTCACCTGTTCCAATATATGTAACAATGGCAGCTGGTGAAgtaaaaaaacgggacattgTTGATAGACTGGCTAAAGGATCATGTGATGACGTTGTGAAATGGTTGCTTGGTGGACAGACAAATGAAAATGTTAGCATCCTGAAACAGAAAGTGAAGAGGGTGAATGTGAAATACAAAAAACTTCTGAAAAGCCAGCACAGAAAAACAGGAAAGGAAGCAATAGATACATTTTTAGAAGAGACTTTTAGATATGGGATTGAACGACAACAACAAGAACAGGAGCCAGAGGCACACACATCCACCCTCGAGGGTGAACTTCGTAGATTACACACTCCATCCACGCATGAAATTTTGGTGGAG carries:
- the LOC121421886 gene encoding uncharacterized protein LOC121421886 yields the protein MSDEECAQRLPSSSPVSSPSSIFECAQRLPSSSPVSSPVSSVTECGQNSPDSIPSSPTIIPTTPKAPASTARGYSSFSSPPGSGWESASSSHLEDGGNYLYWYTKDNTLKRKRVSLSPVPIYVTMAAGEVKKRDIVDRLAKGSCDDVVKWLLGGQTNENVSILKQKVKRVNVKYKKLLKSQHRKTGKEAIDTFLEETFRYGIERQQQEQEPEAHTSTLEGELRRLHTPSTHEILVETVQSDMKRKDERIQELEERVKQLNIEMENKNKEMENTNRERETLMRRIRAKNLQLKRERGKHKYYREKCSELEKTQPEYTEEVTQQESADTEDIEDIRKEVIEMEYRIYVLQEEVTSDTVELYDEDNKEFTPQTQRCVQSLLTENVGINHVGNVIREVLKLVDKKPNRVPSHSTIRNMNLQRLVIAQKQIAEEDLRAGDLVVEEEED